The proteins below are encoded in one region of Sulfolobus sp. A20:
- a CDS encoding extracellular solute-binding protein translates to MITLKGLTWNHIRGYSGLIASSKYYTENVNNQIKIEWNTISLEEFEGPFFEKYVNNYDLLVIDHPTIGYSVSINAFTPIDLIVNERDLQEIYRNSIKRSLVSYIYDNHIWALPIDVSSIFSAYREDIVKKVPKTWDEVVDLALQSKNFKIALPLSPVHALCSFLTLLSNYGDFPLYHKRYFANKSISIKVLKFMSNLLKYLHQDSLKMNPILVLEKMSETDEIGYVPLIFGYVNYSIRGFRKNVIKFTNIPSTSSGPIGSVLGGAGIAISNYSRYKEEAIKFSVWLMRKDIQKSLYFENGGQPGNLYVWLDDEVNNKANNFFLDTLLTVENSYIRPRHHNFPRFQLEGSIILHEYLRGETSENEVYRELNDLYLSLLGN, encoded by the coding sequence ATGATAACGCTGAAAGGTTTAACTTGGAATCATATACGAGGTTATAGTGGCCTTATTGCTTCCTCTAAATATTATACAGAAAACGTTAATAATCAGATTAAAATTGAATGGAATACCATATCTTTAGAGGAATTCGAGGGACCTTTCTTTGAAAAATACGTTAATAATTATGATCTTCTTGTTATCGATCATCCTACTATAGGATATTCAGTAAGCATAAATGCATTTACTCCTATAGATTTAATAGTAAATGAGAGAGATCTACAAGAGATCTATAGAAACTCTATAAAGAGGTCTCTAGTAAGTTATATATATGATAATCATATATGGGCGTTACCTATAGACGTTTCAAGTATATTTTCAGCATATAGGGAAGACATTGTTAAAAAAGTTCCTAAAACGTGGGATGAAGTAGTAGACTTAGCTTTACAATCTAAAAATTTTAAAATAGCTCTCCCATTAAGCCCAGTTCATGCATTATGCAGCTTTCTAACTTTACTCTCGAATTATGGAGACTTTCCACTATATCATAAAAGATATTTCGCAAACAAAAGTATATCAATAAAAGTTTTGAAATTTATGTCAAATTTACTGAAATACTTACACCAAGATTCTTTAAAAATGAATCCAATTTTAGTCCTAGAGAAAATGAGCGAGACTGACGAAATAGGCTATGTTCCTTTAATTTTTGGATACGTAAACTATTCAATAAGGGGATTTAGAAAAAATGTAATAAAATTTACTAATATTCCCTCAACCTCGTCAGGTCCAATAGGAAGCGTCTTAGGAGGAGCTGGAATAGCGATATCAAATTACTCTAGATATAAAGAAGAAGCTATAAAATTTTCAGTATGGCTAATGAGAAAGGATATCCAGAAGAGTTTGTACTTCGAAAATGGTGGACAACCTGGAAACTTATATGTGTGGCTTGATGATGAAGTAAATAATAAGGCGAATAATTTCTTTTTAGATACTCTACTGACTGTCGAGAATTCATATATACGACCTAGACATCATAATTTTCCAAGATTCCAATTAGAAGGATCTATCATATTACATGAATATTTAAGGGGAGAAACCTCTGAGAACGAGGTTTATAGAGAATTGAACGATCTGTATCTAAGTTTACTAGGAAATTAA
- a CDS encoding CaiB/BaiF CoA-transferase family protein, protein MVEMNQFKPLSDIRVLELTVFWSGPYTGRLLAELGAEVIKIEPPWGDPQRYVPPYVNIVDEKMSLHFIFYNANKKFITLNLKTEKGRSLFLELIKKTDIFIENLKPGSLERMGLGYDTLKVVNPRLIYCSITGYGYHGPYKELPGFDPTVEAESGFMDTNGFPEMPTRVGMGILDIMTPYAAVGAILAALRYRDKTGEGQRIDMAMFDMAVIASQQSMVYYLGNLPYRVGPSSSMFYPEYLYKTKDGYIYVIIHTDDAWKRLAEYFGREDLANNPNYRTNEGRLRHKEELHKIVSKWFEDLSTEEAFRIVSQAGGVAGRFRPLSSQLTDPHVRARELYKEIEIPSENKRIILPNSVFKLEKIQAEVNTVPMPRGYHNFEIFKSLLGLTDDEIKRLKQEKSI, encoded by the coding sequence ATGGTTGAGATGAACCAATTCAAACCATTGTCAGATATAAGAGTTCTAGAATTAACTGTATTCTGGAGTGGACCTTATACTGGAAGACTTCTAGCAGAATTAGGTGCAGAAGTAATAAAAATTGAACCTCCTTGGGGAGATCCGCAAAGATATGTCCCGCCATATGTTAACATTGTAGATGAAAAAATGTCATTACATTTCATATTTTATAATGCTAATAAGAAATTTATAACCTTAAATCTGAAAACTGAGAAAGGTAGAAGTTTATTTTTGGAACTTATTAAGAAGACAGATATATTTATTGAAAATTTAAAGCCCGGTTCTCTAGAAAGGATGGGATTAGGATACGATACCTTAAAGGTAGTTAATCCAAGGCTTATCTATTGCAGTATTACAGGCTATGGGTATCATGGACCGTATAAAGAATTACCAGGTTTTGATCCTACAGTAGAAGCAGAAAGCGGATTTATGGATACTAATGGTTTTCCGGAAATGCCCACCAGAGTAGGTATGGGTATACTAGACATCATGACACCATATGCCGCAGTAGGAGCAATTCTAGCAGCATTAAGGTATAGAGACAAAACCGGAGAAGGGCAAAGAATTGATATGGCAATGTTTGATATGGCTGTGATTGCGTCGCAGCAAAGTATGGTATATTACTTAGGGAACTTGCCATACAGAGTAGGACCATCTAGCAGTATGTTCTATCCAGAGTATTTATACAAGACTAAAGATGGTTATATTTATGTTATTATTCATACGGATGACGCATGGAAAAGATTAGCGGAATACTTTGGAAGGGAAGATTTAGCAAATAATCCTAACTATAGGACTAATGAGGGTAGGCTAAGACATAAAGAGGAATTACATAAAATAGTTTCAAAGTGGTTCGAAGACTTATCTACTGAAGAAGCTTTTAGGATAGTGAGCCAAGCTGGAGGAGTTGCAGGAAGATTTAGGCCTTTATCATCTCAACTAACTGATCCTCATGTTAGAGCTAGAGAGCTATATAAAGAAATAGAAATACCGTCTGAAAATAAGAGGATCATCCTTCCTAATTCGGTGTTTAAGCTAGAAAAAATTCAGGCTGAAGTAAATACTGTGCCGATGCCAAGAGGATATCATAATTTTGAAATATTTAAGTCGCTACTAGGCTTAACTGATGACGAAATCAAGAGACTAAAGCAGGAAAAATCAATTTAA
- a CDS encoding MFS transporter, which yields MSDGNYDSKYEALLLIAVFFGWAVSATDIVLNAFLIDQITKAFHISVALFGLIGIMFGVGDGIGGFIFGKIDDTTWGRKLTFLTTLVGVMIFTAMSGLAINYPMFLISRLGAGIFSGGEMTAGWVILAEQVRTGKRSWYISFSQGGVAVGYFLADTFAGTFAAASALGWRAGFLANAAFGFAAYLIRIAIKESPSWEKIMSVKKTKGEGATIKQGVREIFSGQYRNITLLAFIGLAAAFFGTAFHDYYYEDWYLIGGITRSPLPAFTFTIVFYGFVLGHFVANATEGWFMDHIGTRKASMITLATVPALIAFWFVPIKISPVIDFIILFFVGYSVQTIWGFAPAYMPQIYPTRIRHSGEGFLWALTYGLFYSIAAYIGGIWIALNEWNLVFISSIICFIIYVVTMSTTALELKDKPLDFTEQLASTESKRKNVS from the coding sequence ATGTCAGACGGTAATTATGATAGTAAATATGAGGCTTTGCTCTTAATAGCGGTATTCTTCGGCTGGGCCGTTTCCGCCACCGATATAGTACTTAACGCCTTCTTAATAGACCAGATAACTAAGGCTTTCCACATTTCTGTAGCGCTTTTTGGACTTATAGGCATAATGTTTGGTGTAGGTGATGGAATAGGAGGATTTATTTTCGGTAAAATTGATGATACCACTTGGGGTAGAAAGCTTACATTTTTGACTACGTTAGTAGGTGTAATGATATTTACAGCGATGAGTGGACTAGCAATAAATTACCCAATGTTTCTGATATCTAGACTGGGGGCTGGAATATTTTCTGGTGGGGAAATGACTGCTGGTTGGGTTATATTAGCAGAGCAAGTTAGAACAGGTAAGAGGAGTTGGTACATATCTTTTTCACAAGGGGGTGTAGCTGTTGGATATTTTCTGGCTGACACGTTCGCAGGTACCTTTGCTGCAGCGTCTGCGTTAGGTTGGAGGGCTGGATTTTTAGCTAATGCTGCATTTGGTTTTGCAGCTTATCTAATACGAATAGCTATTAAAGAATCTCCGAGCTGGGAAAAAATAATGAGTGTTAAAAAAACTAAGGGAGAAGGAGCTACGATAAAACAAGGAGTTAGAGAGATCTTTAGTGGCCAGTATAGAAATATAACATTACTAGCATTTATAGGATTGGCTGCAGCATTTTTCGGTACTGCATTTCATGATTACTATTATGAGGATTGGTACCTAATAGGAGGAATAACTAGATCACCACTTCCGGCTTTTACTTTTACGATAGTTTTCTACGGATTTGTATTGGGTCATTTTGTCGCGAATGCTACTGAAGGTTGGTTTATGGATCATATAGGAACAAGAAAAGCATCTATGATAACTTTAGCTACGGTACCAGCGCTTATAGCATTTTGGTTCGTACCCATTAAGATTAGCCCAGTAATAGATTTCATAATATTGTTCTTTGTAGGATATTCAGTGCAGACTATATGGGGTTTCGCTCCAGCTTATATGCCACAAATATACCCTACAAGAATTAGACATTCAGGTGAAGGATTCTTATGGGCGTTAACTTATGGACTATTTTATTCTATTGCAGCATATATAGGAGGTATATGGATTGCACTGAACGAGTGGAACCTAGTATTTATCTCTTCTATAATTTGCTTCATTATTTATGTAGTCACAATGTCTACTACGGCATTAGAGTTGAAGGATAAACCGTTAGATTTTACCGAGCAATTAGCAAGTACTGAATCTAAGAGGAAGAATGTAAGCTAG
- a CDS encoding helix-turn-helix domain-containing protein, which produces MIKANLELIHSGDWTELTKGLEVKLISLYYLINPINHINLEIMLFYGNDPSKFISNLKKHNNIYKVINTKKIRRNLFEISFMGNYNDSIRRVLFQNNVIASSLVVEDGVEKFSIFSLNDNNLETVTNSLAKMKNVNLIKNQRRKYDIVDAIQLLTPLESRIIIEAYNRGFFEHPRNITLDKLAEEFGITKTTLNFHLRNAIRKIISNFLYNQ; this is translated from the coding sequence ATGATAAAGGCTAATCTTGAATTAATCCATAGTGGAGATTGGACTGAACTTACTAAAGGTTTAGAGGTTAAGCTAATAAGCTTATATTATCTAATAAATCCAATTAATCATATTAATCTGGAGATTATGTTATTTTATGGTAATGATCCATCTAAGTTCATAAGTAATTTAAAAAAACATAATAACATATATAAGGTTATAAATACTAAAAAAATAAGAAGAAATTTATTTGAAATAAGTTTTATGGGGAATTATAATGACTCAATAAGAAGAGTATTATTTCAAAATAATGTTATAGCAAGCTCTCTAGTGGTAGAGGATGGAGTAGAAAAATTTTCCATATTTTCTTTAAATGATAATAACTTAGAGACGGTTACAAATTCTTTAGCTAAAATGAAAAATGTTAACTTAATTAAAAATCAGAGACGTAAATATGATATAGTTGACGCTATACAGCTACTTACTCCTTTAGAGTCCCGAATAATCATAGAAGCTTACAATAGAGGGTTCTTTGAACATCCAAGAAACATAACTCTTGATAAGTTAGCTGAAGAATTTGGTATTACCAAAACTACACTTAATTTCCACTTAAGGAATGCAATAAGGAAGATAATATCGAATTTTCTATATAATCAATAA